From Pseudanabaena sp. PCC 6802, one genomic window encodes:
- a CDS encoding NAD-dependent epimerase/dehydratase family protein, whose translation MAKRVFITGASGCVGHYIVESLLHNTDYELFLLLRNRQKLKVDTQTRPGVTVIEGGMQDMAYFKELLPTMNYAISAAAAWGGTVEVFETNVYRTVELFESLDPQVCERAIYFSTASILDDRNQILKEAETIGTDYIRSKHACLQKLEKSPISDRLITVFPTLVFGGDGKTKPYSHLSSGLKQVAGYINLIKCLKADGSFHFVHGADIAQVITYLLTTEQPLLCDRLPARLVLGAPRLTVNQAVREACDYLNKKVGWQIDLTPGLVNILLKVFNIKVAAWDMFCIKQRHFTYDVVNPESFGLTSKYPRIANLLAEM comes from the coding sequence ATGGCTAAACGAGTTTTTATCACTGGTGCTAGTGGCTGTGTAGGGCATTACATAGTTGAATCTTTGCTGCACAATACTGACTACGAGCTGTTTTTACTCCTGCGGAATCGTCAAAAGCTTAAGGTCGATACCCAAACTCGCCCCGGCGTTACGGTAATTGAGGGGGGGATGCAGGATATGGCTTATTTTAAGGAATTGCTGCCAACCATGAATTATGCCATCAGTGCCGCCGCCGCCTGGGGCGGCACTGTAGAAGTGTTTGAAACTAATGTCTATAGAACCGTTGAGTTATTTGAATCTCTCGACCCGCAGGTGTGCGAGCGGGCGATCTACTTTTCCACTGCTAGCATTCTCGACGATCGCAATCAAATCCTGAAAGAGGCAGAAACCATTGGTACGGACTATATTCGCTCCAAACATGCCTGCCTGCAAAAGCTAGAGAAATCTCCGATTAGCGATCGCCTGATTACCGTATTTCCAACTCTAGTCTTTGGCGGCGATGGCAAAACTAAACCCTATTCGCACCTATCGTCAGGTCTAAAGCAGGTCGCTGGTTATATTAACTTGATTAAATGCCTCAAGGCTGATGGTAGCTTCCACTTCGTACATGGGGCGGATATTGCTCAGGTGATAACTTATCTCCTGACCACCGAGCAGCCTTTGCTGTGCGATCGCCTTCCCGCTCGGCTGGTGTTGGGCGCGCCGCGCCTCACGGTCAACCAGGCGGTGCGCGAAGCCTGCGACTACCTGAACAAGAAAGTTGGCTGGCAAATCGATCTCACGCCAGGCTTAGTTAATATCCTGCTTAAAGTATTCAACATCAAGGTTGCGGCCTGGGATATGTTTTGCATTAAACAGCGTCACTTTACCTATGATGTGGTCAATCCCGAAAGCTTTGGACTTACCTCTAAGTATCCACGCATAGCCAATCTATTAGCAGAGATGTA
- a CDS encoding precorrin-8X methylmutase codes for MEWYTADVQNLAIIDREVGEHTLSPAEYEIARQVICATADFDFINLIQFSPKALKAGAAALAARTTIVVDVPTVQAAIATKVQTTFANPIYCATEAITRPKKNISQATWGIETLAQRYPEAIFTIGEAQSALNSLIHLVEIGELKPALVIAASPKFTDIDLTRTKLQNSTIPHIFINGRKGNAVVAAAILKALIDISWQAYNDQGE; via the coding sequence ATGGAATGGTACACCGCTGACGTGCAAAACCTGGCAATTATCGATCGCGAGGTTGGAGAGCATACCCTTTCTCCCGCCGAATATGAAATTGCCCGTCAGGTCATCTGTGCCACTGCCGATTTTGACTTTATTAATCTGATTCAGTTTTCCCCCAAAGCCCTCAAAGCAGGAGCAGCAGCTTTAGCAGCACGGACAACCATAGTGGTTGACGTGCCGACCGTGCAAGCTGCGATCGCCACTAAGGTACAGACCACATTTGCCAATCCTATCTACTGCGCCACCGAGGCTATTACTCGTCCTAAAAAAAATATATCTCAAGCAACGTGGGGCATCGAAACGCTAGCCCAGCGATATCCAGAAGCTATTTTTACAATCGGAGAGGCGCAATCGGCGCTTAATTCCCTGATTCATCTGGTCGAAATTGGAGAACTTAAACCAGCACTGGTAATTGCCGCATCGCCCAAATTTACCGACATCGATCTGACCAGGACTAAGTTGCAAAACTCTACTATCCCGCATATTTTTATTAACGGTCGTAAGGGCAATGCCGTTGTTGCGGCTGCGATCTTAAAAGCCCTCATTGATATTTCCTGGCAAGCCTACAACGACCAGGGCGAATAG